In the Deinococcus betulae genome, ACTGCGGACTGTCCCTACAAAATACGCCTGGGCTCCACATTCTGGCCGCACCAGAAAGGCGCTGGCCTGTTCCAGCGAGAGCCTTTCCGTTGTCACGGTGCAGAGGGTGTCGTCCTCTGCGCCTCCGGCCACAGGTGGGAGGAAAGCCACCTCGTCGCTGTTGTTCAGCATGGTGCTCGGCGCCGCGTACACCTCATTCACGGCGACCATACACCCGCGCAGACTGAGAGCAAACTGCTGCTCGACCAGGGCCGCGCAGGCGCGCACGTCGCTGCCCTCAGGCAATTCCAGAGTCGTCGCCTCTACGCCCGTTTCCCGCTTCAGACGGGCAAAAAACACCACCTTCACCTGCATGGGCTGAGGCTATCACGCACCTAAATCAGGAGGTCAAGAAGTGGTTTGGCTGGGGGAGTTGACAGTTCCAC is a window encoding:
- the moaD gene encoding molybdopterin converting factor subunit 1, yielding MQVKVVFFARLKRETGVEATTLELPEGSDVRACAALVEQQFALSLRGCMVAVNEVYAAPSTMLNNSDEVAFLPPVAGGAEDDTLCTVTTERLSLEQASAFLVRPECGAQAYFVGTVRSPNAGKRVDFIEYEGHSPMAVRVMHTAAQGARNRFGSLRIVVQHRLGRLMPGEASILIGVASAHRRAALEACDFLIEQLKVELPVWKHEQDETGQHWVQGQTGHETL